Proteins encoded within one genomic window of Fuerstiella sp.:
- a CDS encoding MBL fold metallo-hydrolase: MRITFLGAAGEVTGSQHLIETDTKRVLLDCGLFQGPESETRLKNEKFHCDPPHVDCVILSHAHIDHSGRLPALYAAGFRGPVYCTRATADIAAVMLRDTARIHLEDARYANRRRERGASEIKPLYDENDVRKVCRSFEYLTMGNWDVPAEDMRLRFRHAGHILGSVICELELMENGEWKRIVFTGDLGRRDKPLLIDPETVDRCDVVITESTYGNRIHPHSGDVKAELQRVVSETALRGGRVVIPAFSLGRTQLIVYLLNELRNEQSLCRIPVYIDSPLATRLTDIYRGHQQHVDDDVRATLRFDDDMFDFDGLTYIQSRSESVALNRSSEPFVVISASGMCEHGRVVHHIKHAVGNDLNTILIIGFQARGTLGRQLVEQRDTVRIFGRPYSRRCRVETINGLSAHGDAEDLKWWFECLRRNGGTGRAFIVHGEQQAAESLGKLIYDCCDQAPLVPGPGDMYDI, encoded by the coding sequence ATGCGAATTACTTTCCTGGGAGCTGCGGGTGAAGTCACCGGCAGCCAGCATCTGATCGAAACTGATACCAAGCGGGTTCTGCTCGACTGCGGGCTGTTTCAGGGACCGGAAAGCGAAACAAGACTCAAGAACGAGAAATTCCACTGCGATCCTCCACATGTCGACTGCGTGATTCTTTCTCATGCCCACATCGACCACTCAGGACGTCTTCCCGCACTATACGCTGCCGGATTTCGCGGACCGGTGTACTGTACTCGCGCAACTGCAGATATTGCGGCAGTGATGCTGCGGGACACCGCCAGAATTCACCTGGAAGATGCACGATACGCGAACAGAAGGCGGGAACGCGGTGCTTCTGAAATCAAGCCTCTGTATGACGAAAACGATGTGAGAAAAGTCTGCCGGTCGTTTGAGTACCTGACAATGGGAAACTGGGACGTACCCGCCGAAGACATGAGATTGAGATTTCGCCATGCCGGTCACATCCTCGGCTCCGTGATTTGTGAACTCGAACTGATGGAAAACGGAGAATGGAAGCGAATCGTGTTCACGGGGGATCTGGGACGTCGGGACAAACCGCTACTGATTGATCCCGAAACCGTCGACCGTTGCGACGTGGTGATTACCGAATCCACCTACGGTAACCGGATCCACCCGCATTCCGGTGACGTCAAAGCCGAATTGCAGCGTGTGGTCAGTGAGACGGCTTTGCGGGGGGGACGAGTCGTTATTCCGGCATTTAGTCTTGGAAGAACCCAGTTGATTGTCTATCTGCTGAATGAACTGCGGAACGAACAGTCACTGTGTCGTATCCCGGTCTATATCGACAGTCCTCTGGCCACACGGTTGACCGACATCTACCGCGGGCATCAGCAACACGTGGACGACGATGTGCGTGCGACCCTGCGATTCGATGATGACATGTTTGACTTTGACGGGCTGACGTATATTCAGTCACGCAGCGAAAGCGTTGCACTGAACCGTTCTTCCGAACCATTTGTGGTGATTTCCGCCAGCGGCATGTGTGAGCATGGTCGAGTCGTTCACCACATAAAACATGCTGTCGGAAACGACTTAAATACGATTCTGATTATCGGGTTTCAGGCACGCGGGACTTTGGGTCGTCAGCTTGTCGAACAGCGGGACACCGTCCGGATTTTCGGCCGTCCTTATTCACGCCGCTGTCGCGTGGAAACCATTAACGGACTTTCGGCCCACGGCGATGCCGAAGATCTCAAATGGTGGTTCGAGTGTCTGCGTAGAAACGGTGGCACTGGCCGGGCGTTTATCGTCCACGGGGAACAGCAGGCTGCTGAATCACTCGGTAAGCTCATTTATGACTGCTGCGATCAAGCCCCCCTGGTGCCCGGGCCGGGCGACATGTACGACATCTAG
- a CDS encoding 8-amino-7-oxononanoate synthase, translated as MGGSLETALQQRLQVLERSGRRRFVKQVECLAHGRCVIEGQELVNFGSNDYLSLAHDPRVCAAFAEAAGRQAGATASALIAGRSRLHAELEDQLADFEECEAALLFPTGFAANLGTIQGIVRPQDVIFSEQENHASLIDAMRATKAAVSVYSRHDLRDLVSQISKIRSDYQFGFLITDGVFSMDGSVAPLRELCDIADEFRLSVIVDDAHGTGVVGPGGRGACDLADVQVRPYVHIGTLSKALGCLGGFAAGSRVTIEWLRNRARTQFFSTALPPAVCAAALESLKIVRSEPERRLKLMERNRFARSCARSAGLNVLGPAEAPILAVTVPGEQDIMAISMQLQHDGWFVPAIRPPTVPSGSSRFRLSLTVDHEPDDIVAVLNQIAELIS; from the coding sequence ATGGGAGGTTCGCTGGAAACTGCACTGCAGCAGCGTTTGCAGGTCCTTGAAAGATCAGGACGCAGACGTTTTGTCAAGCAGGTTGAATGTCTGGCACACGGACGATGTGTCATTGAAGGTCAGGAACTCGTCAATTTCGGATCCAACGACTATTTGAGTCTTGCCCATGATCCACGTGTTTGCGCCGCTTTTGCAGAAGCAGCGGGCCGTCAGGCGGGAGCGACCGCCAGTGCCCTGATTGCAGGACGATCCCGCCTGCATGCCGAGCTGGAGGACCAACTGGCGGACTTTGAAGAATGTGAAGCGGCTCTGCTGTTTCCCACGGGATTCGCTGCCAATCTGGGTACCATTCAGGGAATTGTACGACCTCAGGATGTGATATTCAGTGAACAGGAAAATCATGCGAGTCTGATTGATGCCATGCGAGCCACAAAGGCAGCGGTTTCGGTTTATAGTCGTCACGACCTTCGAGATCTGGTGTCTCAGATCAGTAAGATACGGTCCGACTATCAGTTCGGATTTTTGATCACTGACGGTGTGTTTAGTATGGATGGTAGTGTGGCACCGTTGAGGGAACTGTGTGACATTGCGGATGAGTTCCGGCTTTCTGTCATTGTTGATGATGCTCACGGAACCGGTGTCGTCGGGCCCGGCGGGCGTGGAGCGTGTGATTTAGCCGACGTTCAGGTGCGTCCATATGTTCATATCGGGACGCTCAGTAAGGCACTAGGATGTCTGGGCGGATTTGCAGCCGGCAGTCGGGTCACAATTGAATGGCTGCGAAATCGTGCGAGAACTCAATTTTTTTCAACTGCTCTTCCGCCAGCTGTGTGTGCGGCCGCTCTTGAAAGTTTGAAGATCGTCCGCTCAGAACCGGAGCGGCGATTGAAACTGATGGAACGAAACCGATTTGCACGGTCGTGCGCCCGTTCTGCAGGTTTAAACGTCCTCGGCCCCGCTGAAGCCCCTATTCTTGCGGTGACGGTTCCCGGGGAGCAGGACATCATGGCGATCTCAATGCAGTTACAGCACGACGGCTGGTTCGTACCTGCGATTCGACCTCCAACGGTCCCCAGCGGCTCCAGTCGCTTTAGACTTTCACTCACCGTTGATCACGAACCTGATGACATCGTTGCAGTACTGAATCAAATTGCTGAATTAATCAGTTAA
- a CDS encoding FHA domain-containing protein, with amino-acid sequence MRVSGQLTNGDAVAWIGVASPSCPHRLESLLEGRFNIGRGRTCHLRLGHDSIPELLAVIVADRINARILCQCSSPPVLLNGEPVQDSPLSDGDLLEMGPYTLVFQRLRSEAASSNLTGDDTVDASKATAEEIVDALEEELTVVEELDHSPLEGWRELAARLLYDDSDASERRDVIPIDDVHSLMLKLEEGQQNLQLQQESILQQLTELRRQQSLLTESLLPSSDSDSVVPLRSVSPPRRVSA; translated from the coding sequence GTGCGAGTTTCCGGTCAATTGACAAATGGAGATGCCGTGGCCTGGATCGGTGTGGCGTCACCATCCTGCCCGCATCGACTGGAGTCCCTGCTGGAGGGCAGGTTCAATATCGGCCGCGGCAGGACTTGTCACTTGAGGCTCGGGCATGACTCGATTCCCGAGCTGCTGGCTGTGATTGTTGCAGACCGCATCAACGCCCGGATTTTATGCCAGTGCAGTTCGCCTCCCGTGTTGCTTAACGGCGAGCCTGTACAGGATTCGCCACTGAGTGACGGAGACCTGCTGGAGATGGGCCCGTATACTCTGGTGTTCCAGCGGTTGCGTAGTGAAGCGGCTTCGTCGAACTTAACTGGTGATGATACCGTTGATGCCTCAAAAGCCACTGCGGAAGAAATCGTTGATGCTCTGGAAGAAGAACTTACGGTTGTCGAAGAGCTGGACCATTCGCCGTTGGAGGGGTGGCGGGAACTGGCCGCACGTCTGCTGTACGATGATTCCGACGCATCTGAACGACGCGATGTCATTCCGATTGACGACGTGCATTCGCTGATGCTGAAACTGGAAGAAGGGCAACAGAATCTGCAGCTGCAGCAGGAATCAATCCTTCAGCAGTTGACCGAGCTAAGGCGACAACAGAGTCTTCTGACAGAATCGCTTCTTCCTTCGTCTGACTCGGACTCCGTCGTGCCACTTCGCTCAGTGTCTCCGCCCCGTCGAGTCAGCGCCTAG
- a CDS encoding thiazole synthase — MTAVDTATSDTDIQLGTHQLNSRLFVGTGKYSSYEQMQECLALSGAEVVTVAVRRERLVDADGRNILDFIDLKKYTILPNTAGCFTAEDAVRVARLGREILRGLENCGADWVKLEVLGDTRTLLPDPVATIEACRQLVDDGFQVLCYTSDDPISSMRLKEAGAVSVMPAGSPIGSGQGILNPGNLKICLEYLKEDDAAYPVIVDAGVGTASDVAVAMELGCDGVLLNTGIAGAADPPRMAVAMQNACLAGRQAWLAGRIARKLYATASSPDEGVIAIRPPGID; from the coding sequence ATGACGGCCGTAGACACCGCGACATCAGACACTGATATCCAGCTGGGAACTCATCAGCTGAATTCACGTCTTTTCGTCGGTACAGGAAAATATAGCTCGTATGAGCAAATGCAGGAATGTCTCGCGCTCAGCGGCGCCGAGGTCGTCACGGTGGCCGTTCGGCGTGAGCGTCTGGTCGACGCGGACGGCCGTAATATTCTGGACTTTATTGATCTCAAAAAATATACAATTCTGCCTAATACAGCCGGCTGTTTTACTGCGGAAGATGCTGTACGAGTTGCCAGACTGGGACGTGAGATTCTCCGAGGACTCGAAAATTGCGGTGCCGACTGGGTAAAACTCGAAGTCCTCGGCGATACCCGCACACTTCTGCCGGATCCGGTGGCAACAATTGAAGCCTGCCGCCAACTGGTTGATGACGGATTTCAGGTGCTTTGTTATACGTCTGATGATCCAATCAGCTCCATGCGGCTCAAGGAGGCGGGAGCGGTGTCGGTGATGCCTGCCGGAAGTCCGATCGGCAGCGGTCAAGGAATTTTGAATCCCGGAAATCTCAAAATCTGCCTGGAATATCTCAAAGAAGACGATGCAGCGTATCCTGTAATTGTCGATGCCGGAGTCGGAACGGCCAGTGATGTTGCGGTGGCTATGGAACTTGGATGTGACGGTGTACTGCTTAATACCGGGATTGCCGGAGCCGCTGACCCACCACGAATGGCCGTAGCTATGCAAAACGCCTGTCTGGCGGGGAGGCAGGCGTGGCTGGCTGGACGTATCGCTCGAAAACTGTATGCCACTGCATCCAGTCCGGACGAGGGTGTAATTGCCATTCGACCACCCGGAATTGACTAA
- a CDS encoding alpha/beta fold hydrolase, which produces MPPIVLLDDTDVPDDLLNLSQSRDGFTEEFPFTSRWIRIGASIQHFVDEGSGPVLLMVHGNPTWSFAWRHLIRNLSVDYRVIAIDHLGCGFSEKPQTDVYTLEQHIKRLEQLILALDLRNVTLFAHDWGGAIGMGCAGRQPDLFSRFVLLNTAAFRSRRIPLRISACRIPLLGPFGVQRMNLFSLAAVQMAVTRPLTSSAKAGLLAPYDSVENRIAVREFVLDIPMKPTHRSYQTLVRVEESLSKLANRPMQLIWGMRDWCFTPEFLYEFERRFPNAAVHRISSAGHYVFEDAADDVLETSQRFLKLTADYS; this is translated from the coding sequence ATGCCACCAATCGTGTTATTAGACGACACAGACGTTCCCGATGACCTGCTGAACCTTTCTCAGAGTCGGGATGGTTTTACGGAAGAGTTTCCGTTTACGTCCCGCTGGATTCGGATCGGCGCATCGATTCAGCATTTTGTTGACGAGGGCAGTGGTCCGGTATTGTTGATGGTCCACGGAAATCCAACATGGAGTTTTGCCTGGCGGCATTTGATTCGAAACCTGAGTGTGGATTATCGCGTGATCGCGATTGATCATCTTGGCTGCGGCTTTTCAGAGAAACCGCAGACAGATGTTTACACACTGGAGCAGCACATCAAAAGGCTGGAGCAGCTGATACTTGCTCTCGATCTGAGAAACGTCACCTTGTTTGCGCATGACTGGGGAGGAGCTATTGGCATGGGATGCGCCGGACGGCAACCTGATCTGTTTTCCCGTTTCGTTCTGTTGAACACGGCTGCATTTCGAAGTCGCCGAATTCCGCTAAGAATCTCTGCCTGTCGGATTCCCCTGCTGGGACCATTCGGTGTTCAGCGAATGAATTTGTTTTCGCTGGCGGCCGTGCAAATGGCGGTGACTCGACCGCTAACATCATCTGCCAAAGCGGGTCTGCTGGCACCCTATGATTCTGTCGAGAACCGTATTGCCGTGAGGGAATTTGTTCTGGATATTCCCATGAAACCCACTCATCGCAGCTATCAGACGCTGGTCAGGGTTGAGGAATCTTTGTCGAAACTGGCAAACAGACCAATGCAGCTCATCTGGGGTATGAGAGACTGGTGTTTTACACCTGAGTTCCTTTACGAGTTCGAACGGCGTTTTCCGAATGCAGCAGTTCACAGGATTTCTAGTGCCGGTCACTATGTATTTGAAGACGCGGCTGATGACGTGCTGGAGACGAGTCAACGGTTTTTGAAGCTGACAGCTGACTATTCGTAG
- a CDS encoding FAD-dependent oxidoreductase, giving the protein MTERVTIIGSGPAGWTAAIYAARANLKPVVYEGAFNEDNRQKGTLPLGQLALTTEVENFPGFPSGDMTGYLDSSIDDSKRRYMAPHEKQGVSGPELMELMRQQATNFGAEVVTDDIAELNLSDRPFKVRSLSGTEFDTHTVIIATGARANYLGLESEDRFKNMGVSACAVCDGALPRFRNSPLVVVGGGDSAMEESTFLAKYASAVYIVHRRDEFRASKIMADRALNNEKIHVKWNSVIDEVLGDDENGVTGVRIRNVNDEGQTEQLSVSGYFSAIGHTPNTDFLDGQLDTNESGYLTWTQPPRTNTSVDGVFAAGDVADDRYKQAITAAGTGCAAALDAERWLADQGLE; this is encoded by the coding sequence ATGACGGAACGTGTCACAATCATCGGATCCGGGCCGGCCGGCTGGACGGCAGCAATTTACGCGGCACGGGCAAATTTGAAACCTGTGGTCTACGAGGGGGCGTTTAACGAAGACAATCGCCAGAAAGGAACATTGCCGCTCGGACAACTGGCCCTTACTACTGAAGTCGAGAATTTTCCCGGGTTTCCGTCCGGTGATATGACAGGATACCTTGACTCGTCAATTGACGACAGCAAACGCCGGTACATGGCTCCACACGAAAAACAGGGAGTGTCCGGTCCTGAGCTGATGGAACTCATGCGTCAGCAGGCCACCAACTTTGGTGCCGAGGTTGTCACCGATGACATCGCTGAACTCAATCTGTCAGATCGTCCGTTTAAGGTTCGAAGCCTGAGCGGAACCGAATTTGACACTCATACGGTGATCATTGCTACTGGCGCCCGAGCCAATTATCTCGGCCTGGAGTCCGAAGACCGTTTCAAAAATATGGGAGTTTCAGCCTGCGCCGTGTGTGATGGAGCATTGCCCCGATTTCGGAACAGCCCGCTCGTCGTTGTCGGAGGTGGTGACAGTGCCATGGAAGAATCAACGTTTCTTGCCAAGTATGCGTCTGCAGTTTACATCGTTCATCGTCGCGACGAATTTAGAGCGAGTAAAATCATGGCCGACCGGGCACTCAACAATGAAAAGATTCACGTCAAGTGGAATTCCGTGATCGATGAAGTACTCGGCGATGATGAAAATGGTGTTACCGGAGTACGCATTCGAAACGTCAATGACGAGGGTCAGACAGAACAGCTGAGCGTATCCGGCTATTTTTCCGCAATCGGGCACACTCCTAACACGGACTTCCTTGATGGTCAGCTGGACACAAATGAAAGTGGTTATCTGACATGGACTCAGCCTCCACGCACCAACACAAGTGTGGACGGCGTATTTGCAGCCGGTGATGTGGCTGACGACCGATACAAGCAGGCGATTACTGCAGCCGGTACGGGCTGTGCCGCAGCGCTCGATGCCGAACGCTGGCTTGCCGATCAGGGGCTGGAATAA
- the thiS gene encoding sulfur carrier protein ThiS, translating to MLRVFVNGEHHTLPDNFTMAELLERLGINNRYCAVEQNHEVIPRENHSDTRLADGDTLEIVTLVGGG from the coding sequence ATGCTTCGTGTGTTCGTAAACGGTGAACATCACACGCTGCCCGACAATTTCACAATGGCCGAACTTCTGGAGCGGCTGGGGATCAATAATCGATATTGTGCCGTCGAGCAAAATCACGAAGTAATTCCCAGAGAGAATCACTCTGACACACGTCTAGCTGACGGTGACACACTGGAGATTGTCACGCTGGTGGGCGGTGGCTGA